In one window of Microtus pennsylvanicus isolate mMicPen1 chromosome 2, mMicPen1.hap1, whole genome shotgun sequence DNA:
- the Adrm1 gene encoding proteasomal ubiquitin receptor ADRM1 isoform X2 encodes MTTSGALFPSLVPGSRGSSTKYLVEFRAGKMSLKGTTVTPDKRKGLVYIQQTDDSLIHFCWKDRTSGTVEDDLIIFPDDCEFKRVPQCPSGRVYVLKFKAGSKRLFFWMQEPKTDQDEEHCRKVNECLNNPPMPGALGASGSGGHELSALGGEGGLQSLLGNMSHSQLMQLIGPAGLGGLGGLGALTGPGLASLLGSSGPPASSSSSSSRSQSAAVTPSSTTSSTRATPAPSAPAAASTTSPSPAPSSGNGTSTAASPTQPIQLSDLQSILATMNVPAGPGGGQQVDLASVLTPEIMAPILANADVQERLLPYLPSGESLPQTADEIQNTLTSPQFQQALGMFSAALASGQLGPLMCQFGLPAEAVEAANKGDVEAFAKAMQNNAKSEPKEGDTKDKKDEEEDMSLD; translated from the exons ATGACGACTTCAGGCGCTCTGTTCCCAAGCCTGGTGCCCGGCTCTCGGGGATCCTCCACCAAGTATCTGGTGGAGTTCCGGGCAGGAAAAATGTCATTAAAAGGAACTACGGTCACCCCAGATAAACGGAAAGGGCTCGTGTACATCCAGCAGACGGACGACTCCCTCATTCACTTCTGTTGGAAAGACAGGACCTCTGGGACCGTGGAGGAT GACTTGATCATCTTTCCCGATGACTGTGAGTTCAAGCGGGTGCCTCAGTGCCCCAGCGGGAGGGTCTACGTGCTCAAGTTTAAGGCGGGGTCCAAGAGGCTCTTCTTTTGGATGCAG GAGCCCAAGACTGACCAAGATGAAGAGCATTGTCGGAAAGTCAATGAGTGTCTGAACAACCCCCCCATGCCTGGAGCACTGGGTGCAAGTGGGAGTGGTGGCCACGAGCTCTCGGCACTGGGCG GTGAGGGTGGCCTGCAGAGCCTGTTGGGGAACATGAGTCATAGCCAGCTCATGCAGCTCATCGGACCAGCCGGCCTCGGAGGACTGG GTGGGCTTGGAGCCCTCACTGGACCAGGCCTGGCCAGCTTGCTGGGGAGCAGCGGGCCTCCGGCAAGCAGCTCTTCGTCCAG CTCCCGGAGCCAGTCGGCAGCCGTCACCCCATCCTCCACCACCTCTTCCACTCGCGCCACCCCAGCCCCTTCTGCCCCAGCAGCTGCCTCGACGACCAGCCCAAGCCCCGCACCCAGCTCAGGTAATGGAACCAGCACAGCAGCCAGCCCGACCCAGCCCATCCAGCTGAGTGACCTCCAGAGCATTCTGGCCACCATGAATGTGCCCGCAGGGCCAGGAGGCGGCCAGCAAG TGGATCTGGCCAGTGTGCTGACTCCAGAGATCATGGCTCCCATCCTCGCTAACGCAGACGTTCAGGAGCGCCTGCTGCCCTACCTGCCCTCTGGGGAGTCTCTGCCTCAGACTGCAGATGAGATCCAGAACACATTGACCTCGCCCCAGTTCCAGCAG GCCCTGGGTATGTTCAGTGCAGCCTTGGCCTCAGGACAGCTCGGCCCCCTCATGTGCCAGTTTGGCCTtcctgcagaggctgtggaggcgGCCAACAAAGGAG ATGTGGAAGCGTTTGCCAAAGCCATGCAGAATAACGCCAAATCGGAGCCGAAGGAGGGTGATACGAAAGACAAGAAAGACGAGGAGGAGGATATGAGTCTGGATTAA
- the Adrm1 gene encoding proteasomal ubiquitin receptor ADRM1 isoform X1 — MLPFELSQAVYLETFWCRGSRSSLSIVSPKQELPTFCPVGGHWCLFLMLLMWCCSGMGRGHSLESEAGTGVCSGVVDSHRHCHPALKGQQLSVKCRGAAVSRAVLTVEHLTTVLSLGKCVGWIRMAGHVGAGKPTGVSQLCVQAAQLGPSAYPLWQEPKTDQDEEHCRKVNECLNNPPMPGALGASGSGGHELSALGGEGGLQSLLGNMSHSQLMQLIGPAGLGGLGGLGALTGPGLASLLGSSGPPASSSSSSSRSQSAAVTPSSTTSSTRATPAPSAPAAASTTSPSPAPSSGNGTSTAASPTQPIQLSDLQSILATMNVPAGPGGGQQVDLASVLTPEIMAPILANADVQERLLPYLPSGESLPQTADEIQNTLTSPQFQQALGMFSAALASGQLGPLMCQFGLPAEAVEAANKGDVEAFAKAMQNNAKSEPKEGDTKDKKDEEEDMSLD; from the exons ATGCTTCCCTTTGAGCTCTCCCAGGCTGTGTATTTGGAGACCTTTTGGTGTCGTGGCTCGCGTTCATCCCTGTCCATAGTGTCCCCCAAACAGGAACTCCCCACATTCTGCCCTGTTGGAGGCCATTGGTGTCTGTTTCTTATGCTCTTAATGTGGTGTTGCAGTGGCATGGGACGTGGGCACAGTCTAGAGTCAGAAGCAGGAACTGGGGTGTGTTCAGGGGTGGTGGACAGTCACCGCCACTGTCATCCTGCCCTAAAGGGACAGCAGCTGTCTGTGAAGTGTCGGGGTGCGGCTGTGTCCAGGGCTGTGCTCACTGTGGAGCATCTCACCACAGTTCTGAGCCTTG GTAAGTGTGTGGGCTGGATCAGGATGgctggccatgtgggtgctgggaagccaaCAGGCGTGAGCCAGCTCTGTGTGCAGGCTGCTCAGCTTGGGCCCTCTGCTTATCCTCTCTGGCAGGAGCCCAAGACTGACCAAGATGAAGAGCATTGTCGGAAAGTCAATGAGTGTCTGAACAACCCCCCCATGCCTGGAGCACTGGGTGCAAGTGGGAGTGGTGGCCACGAGCTCTCGGCACTGGGCG GTGAGGGTGGCCTGCAGAGCCTGTTGGGGAACATGAGTCATAGCCAGCTCATGCAGCTCATCGGACCAGCCGGCCTCGGAGGACTGG GTGGGCTTGGAGCCCTCACTGGACCAGGCCTGGCCAGCTTGCTGGGGAGCAGCGGGCCTCCGGCAAGCAGCTCTTCGTCCAG CTCCCGGAGCCAGTCGGCAGCCGTCACCCCATCCTCCACCACCTCTTCCACTCGCGCCACCCCAGCCCCTTCTGCCCCAGCAGCTGCCTCGACGACCAGCCCAAGCCCCGCACCCAGCTCAGGTAATGGAACCAGCACAGCAGCCAGCCCGACCCAGCCCATCCAGCTGAGTGACCTCCAGAGCATTCTGGCCACCATGAATGTGCCCGCAGGGCCAGGAGGCGGCCAGCAAG TGGATCTGGCCAGTGTGCTGACTCCAGAGATCATGGCTCCCATCCTCGCTAACGCAGACGTTCAGGAGCGCCTGCTGCCCTACCTGCCCTCTGGGGAGTCTCTGCCTCAGACTGCAGATGAGATCCAGAACACATTGACCTCGCCCCAGTTCCAGCAG GCCCTGGGTATGTTCAGTGCAGCCTTGGCCTCAGGACAGCTCGGCCCCCTCATGTGCCAGTTTGGCCTtcctgcagaggctgtggaggcgGCCAACAAAGGAG ATGTGGAAGCGTTTGCCAAAGCCATGCAGAATAACGCCAAATCGGAGCCGAAGGAGGGTGATACGAAAGACAAGAAAGACGAGGAGGAGGATATGAGTCTGGATTAA